In the Bacteroidota bacterium genome, one interval contains:
- a CDS encoding phage antirepressor protein produces MTMIESKNIAPQNKLVVFQGKEVRRSWYNDEWYYSLVDIVAVLSESKNPTDYLKKIRKRDEKLKTYIGTNCPQVA; encoded by the coding sequence ATGACAATGATTGAAAGCAAAAATATAGCTCCACAAAACAAGCTTGTAGTGTTTCAGGGCAAAGAAGTACGCAGGTCGTGGTATAATGATGAGTGGTATTATTCTTTGGTAGATATTGTTGCAGTTTTATCGGAAAGTAAAAATCCAACCGATTATCTTAAAAAAATTAGAAAACGAGATGAAAAACTAAAAACCTACATAGGGACAAATTGTCCTCAGGTAGCATAA